In the genome of Fusarium poae strain DAOMC 252244 chromosome 1, whole genome shotgun sequence, the window GTGGTTCTCAGTACAGACCATCTTCTGCCTCTGCGCATCGTGGTATCGAGGGTCATGTCATGTCCATCAACTCACAACCTCCTCTGCCTCCTCTTCCCTGGGCTGAGCGCTCTGCTTCTCTACATACTGACCCCATCGCTGCCTCTATTCACAACGATGCGCGCTCATTTAGCAATCATCACCACAACACTGCCAGTTCAGTGCACTCCAATGAGCGATACCACTCTGGTACGACGGCTACCTTTGATCGCATGAGCACATTTGATGAGCACCACGAGACACGGTCGCAAAACACTCAAATATCAGATAGTGAAGTCTCTCTTGAAGAGCTTGCTGGTCTTGACCTCAACGGTGGCACCAAGGCTGTCCGCATCAAAGCCGATCCCTTCAGCATGCCCCGCTGGAACCCCCGCAACACTGTCGGTGCTGACGCCGCCAACCTCAAGACAGCCCTTATCAGCGCTGTCCGCGGTAAGAATCACAAGCTCATTGAGCAGCTCCTGGACCGTGGTGTTTCTCCCAACACTGGTCCCGATCACCTCGCTCTCAAGGAAGCTGTCCTCAACACCGACTCTGAAGCTGTTCGtctacttcttctcttcGGTGCTGACCCCAACGGTATTGACCGCGATGGCGTAACCCCTCTCTTCGCTGCAGTTGAGCGATCTTTCATCGCCGGCGCTGTCCCTCTTCTCAAGTATGGCGCTGATCCCACCTTCCAAATTGGCCCCGACAATGAGACCGCCCTTGCTGCTGCCTGCATGGCCAACAAGGTCAACTTTGCTCATCTTCTCTTGATCTACGGTGGCGATCCCAACCAGCTGACCGCCACTGGCGAGACGCTTCTCAGCGCTGCCATCAACAAGAAGACGCCCAAGAGGTTTATCGATCTCATTCTTGACTACGGCGCTGACCCCGATCTCAAGAGTCGTGAGGGCAAGACTGCTCTTTTCGAGGCTATCCAGAACTCTCGCGTGGACATTGTCCAGAGtcttcttgaccacggcGCCAACCCCAACCTGCCTGGTCCCAAGCACATGCTCTGGCCTGCGACATATCAGTCAGCATGTCTGCAGGTTCTCCTCAACCACGGTGCCGACCCCAAGAAGGCTCCTGGTATCATGGAGCTTGCCGTCAGTGTCAACAACATCGAGTCGGTCAAGATTCTGCTCAGCTCAAAGGTCGACCCCAACCAAAAGAAGGATGGCGTCTACACTCCCCTCTGCACATCGATCCGTGACAATCGACCCGACATCTTTCACCTCCTCCTCGCCAACAAGGCCGACCCCAACGTCCCTGCCAGCGAGTACCCCGCCTTCAAGTGCATTACGCACAACCGTCTCCAGTACCTTCCTCACCTTGTCGAGGCTGGAGTCAACCTTTCTTCTCCCAAGGGTATTGTCGAGACTGCTGTCAGTGTCAACAACATGGAAGCTCTTACATGGCTTCTCGAGAAGGGTATGAACCCCAACGACAAGAACCCCAAGGGTCACTCACCCTTGACGACTGCTATCCGGGAGAACAGAGTCGATATGGTCGACTTCCTCCTCACCAACGGTGCCGACCCCAACGTTCGAGGTCAGGACTGGCCTGTCTGCATGGCCGTCCGCAACCCTCCCATCCTCAAGCGCATCCTCTCCGTTCTCGCCGAGCCCCGCGCTTTCAAGGGAGTCATGGAGATGGCCGTCGTAGCCAACCAGCTCGAATCCgtcaagctcctcctcaacGCCGGAGTCTCAGTAGAGGACAAGAACGGCGGTGTTTTCTCTCCTCTCACATCCGCCATCCGCGAAGACCGCAAGGACATCGTGTGGTACCTCATCAACGAAGGCGGCGCCGACATCAACGCCCCCGGTGAGCATTTGCCAGTGGTTAAGGCCCTCCGCCGATACCGCGGCGACGGTGAGATCCTCGAGTTTCTCCTCGAGCACGGCGCGGACCCCAACAAGGTGTACCGCGGCTGGAACGGTGTCATGCAAGCCGTCGAGAACGGCGACGAGCAGATCCTCCGTCTTCTCGGCGAAAAGGCCGGTTTCGATATGGATGTCAAGGATGAGCTTGACCGATCCATTACTGAGATTGCTGCTTCCAGAGGATGGGATGAGGCCGTCGCCATTCTTCAAGAGTACGCCATCACAAAATCTGCTTAATTTTTGTTCTCCGATCATGTGTAAGATGATGAATGCTTTTCGGTTTCAGGCCAAGGTTTGGGGAAATAACTTTTGGAGTCCGCGATTTTCGTTTATTGCTCGGTCATTGGGAATTGCTTTGAAGGGTTCGGTTCATCTtgggtctttttttttaacacTATATCCTCTTTGTTCTGTCTTTGTCCATATCCCCCCCATCTACAACGCCGGTACAGTAATACTGGACCGATGTACTTGCTCAGTCTTTAGACATGCATATTTTCTTTGTCAAATCTATTTatgataatatatatatatcatcTCAAAATGAAACTCAACTTTTACAACATGTCTTGGTTTACCTGTCGATGAATGTACGTGAATGGCAATATTAGAGATGGCATCGTAGTGCTGTTTTAGTGGATGGTTATAGGGGTTAACCACTGTAACGTCACCCATATGCTCGACGTAGTTAAACCAACACAACTGAGAACAAACCATCTCATACTTGTCATAGATAATTCATTTTCTATCTATTACATTCTCTACATCTACAGTCTATTTCCCATATTTATATGAACACTCTTAATCTGCGTATACGCTTCCAACCCCGCCTCTCCAAGCTCCCTCCCAATCCCACTCTGCTTCACACCACCAAACGGCACTCTAGGATCGCAATCCTGACTACTATTAATCCAGACCATTCCCGCCTCAATCGCAGCAGCGACTCGATGCGCCTTTTCCAAATTCGTCGTAAACGCTGCAGCACCCAAACCGTACGTCGTATCATTCGCCAACTCAatgccttcctcttctgtctTGAAAGTAGAGATGACAACCACTGGACCGAAAATCTCCTCGCGAAAGACTCGCATCGAGGGCTTCACGTCTGTGAAGACGGCGGGGGAGATGTAGAAGCCCTTGTCTGAGCCGTTGACCTTGAGAGGACCACCACCGGCTGCTAATGTTGCGCCTTCTTTTTTGCCGATTTCGATGTACTCGAGGATTCTCTCGTATTGTACCTTTGACACTTGCGGTCCCTGGTACGTTTCCTTATCCCACTGGTCACCTACTTTGCTTACAGTTTTGAGCGTGTCAATGAACTGCTTGATGAATTCTTCATAAATAGTCTCTTGCACGAGAATGCGCGACGTCGCAGTGCAGATCTGGCCTTGGTTCGACATGATTCCGAAATGCGACCATTTGACTGCTTGGTCCATCTCAGCGTCGTCAAACACCAACAAAGGCGACTTTCCGCCTGTTTCGAGGGTGATGTTCTTTAGTGTCTTTGCCGCGACGCCCATGATGTTG includes:
- a CDS encoding hypothetical protein (BUSCO:3561at5125): MTTQIAPLGPAPAIPATDKEYSFFEALALGPRESFSLVSNEALGLPSSPTSPTSPTRPQATSAQQKSRSPLLGSLPELTPSARPVTPPHTKKRLAQVSAQAYVPASPARSAVVPPTPKSASATAPLKKAPSVITVSTTSPPNTSAARVPTAASTNTAPRSLNSKKSSAAMANTVKAQSTCLELCHKTTALGDRISVRMLEYLTMVTKQPHGLDVLAHDFLDTCEILFSIEAGLGECIRNQQTFPADVISELSKKFRVTQADFQLLDQMLARFLENERKGTMGRMRRGWGRIFGDNDIEKMISALGRTRESLRMSALMFQWSLGNEKIENELGIGYTGLAAALDRMDSRAGVAPRSKVSDAGGSQYRPSSASAHRGIEGHVMSINSQPPLPPLPWAERSASLHTDPIAASIHNDARSFSNHHHNTASSVHSNERYHSGTTATFDRMSTFDEHHETRSQNTQISDSEVSLEELAGLDLNGGTKAVRIKADPFSMPRWNPRNTVGADAANLKTALISAVRGKNHKLIEQLLDRGVSPNTGPDHLALKEAVLNTDSEAVRLLLLFGADPNGIDRDGVTPLFAAVERSFIAGAVPLLKYGADPTFQIGPDNETALAAACMANKVNFAHLLLIYGGDPNQLTATGETLLSAAINKKTPKRFIDLILDYGADPDLKSREGKTALFEAIQNSRVDIVQSLLDHGANPNLPGPKHMLWPATYQSACLQVLLNHGADPKKAPGIMELAVSVNNIESVKILLSSKVDPNQKKDGVYTPLCTSIRDNRPDIFHLLLANKADPNVPASEYPAFKCITHNRLQYLPHLVEAGVNLSSPKGIVETAVSVNNMEALTWLLEKGMNPNDKNPKGHSPLTTAIRENRVDMVDFLLTNGADPNVRGQDWPVCMAVRNPPILKRILSVLAEPRAFKGVMEMAVVANQLESVKLLLNAGVSVEDKNGGVFSPLTSAIREDRKDIVWYLINEGGADINAPGEHLPVVKALRRYRGDGEILEFLLEHGADPNKVYRGWNGVMQAVENGDEQILRLLGEKAGFDMDVKDELDRSITEIAASRGWDEAVAILQEYAITKSA